Proteins encoded within one genomic window of Triticum aestivum cultivar Chinese Spring chromosome 2D, IWGSC CS RefSeq v2.1, whole genome shotgun sequence:
- the LOC123053235 gene encoding cell division protein FtsZ homolog 2-1, chloroplastic gives MATQLPCFTQLTPPSPGWRNEAGSLGAASGRALVRSVPFSGHSRFRCRATPRSANSFQKKDSFLDLHPEVSLLRGEQNDEAINPRKPSSGGSTLEGLGVPPSQDDYNAAKIKVVGVGGGGSNAVNRMIEYSMNGVEFWIVNTDVQAIRMSPVHSQNRLQIGQELTRGLGAGGNPDIGMNAAKESCESIEEALHGADMVFVTAGMGGGTGTGGAPVIAGIAKSMGILTVGIVTTPFSFEGRRRAVQAQEGISALRNSVDTLIVIPNDKLLSAVSPNTPVTEAFNLADDILWQGIRGISDIITVPGLVNVDFADVRAIMQNAGSSLMGIGTATGKSRARDAALNAIQSPLLDIGIERATGIVWNITGGNDLTLFEVNAAAEVIYDLVDPNANLIFGSVIDPSLNGQVSITLIATGFKRQDEAEGRTAKGGQQMQGDNGRHPASTGGSKVEIPEFLRRRGPSRFPRI, from the exons ATGGCGACGCAGCTGCCCTGCTTCACGCAGCTCACCCCGCCGTCGCCGGGATGGAGAAACGAAGCCGGGAGCCTCGGGGCTGCATCTGGGAGGGCATTGGTCAGAAGCGTTCCATTTTCAGGTCACTCTCGCTTCAGGTGCCGCGCAACCCCACGCAGCGCTAACTCGTTTCAGAAGAAAGACTCCTTCCTGGACCTTCACCCGGAGGTGTCCCTGCTCCGAGGCGAGCAGAACGACGAGGCTATTAACCCAAGGAAACCTTCTTCTGGTGGGAGCACGTTGGAGGGGCTGGGGGTGCCGCCGAGCCAGGACGATTACAACGCCGCCAAGATCAAGGTCGTTGGAGTCGGGGGTGGGGGTTCAAATGCTGTCAACAGGATGATTGAGTACTCCATGAATGGTGTCGAGTTTTGGATCGTGAACACCGATGTCCAGGCGATAAGGATGTCCCCGGTGCATTCCCAGAACAGGCTGCAGATTGGGCAGGAGCTCACTCGGGGTCTGGGTGCGGGTGGGAACCCTGATATTGGGATGAATGCTGCCAAGGAGAGCTGTGAGTCCATAGAGGAAGCACTTCATGGTGCTGACATGGTTTTTGTCACG GCAGGAATGGGTGGGGGAACTGGAACTGGAGGTGCCCCTGTAATTGCTGGAATTGCCAAGTCCATGGGTATACTGACAGTGGGTATTGTCACAACGCCCTTTTCATTTGAGGGGAGGAGGCGGGCAGTTCAGGCTCAAGAAGGAATATCAGCCTTGAGAAATAGTGTGGACACTCTCATTGTCATCCCAAATGACAAGCTGTTGTCTGCTGTTTCTCCAAACACTCCTGTCACGGAAGCATTCAACTTGGCTGATGATATTCTTTGGCAAGGAATTCGCGGTATCTCTGATATCattacg gTTCCTGGGCTGGTTAATGTTGATTTTGCTGATGTGCGAGCCATAATGCAAAATGCAGGGTCATCTTTGATGGGTATAGGGACTGCAACAG GCAAGTCAAGAGCAAGAGATGCCGCTCTTAATGCCATTCAGTCACCACTGCTAGATATTGGAATTGAGAGGGCTACAGGCATCGTGTGGAATATCACTGGAGGAAATGATTTGACTTTGTTTGAG GTAAATGCTGCAGCCGAAGTAATCTACGATCTAGTTGATCCAAATGCTAATCTGATATTTGGTTCTGTCATAGACCCATCACTAAATGGCCAG GTTAGCATAACGTTGATCGCTACTGGCTTTAAACGGCAGGATGAAGCAGAAGGTCGCACCGCAAAG GGTGGCCAGCAAATGCAAGGAGACAATGGTCGACATCCAGCTTCCACAGGTGGCAGCAAGGTGGAGATTCCTGAGTTCCTTCGGAGGAGAGGGCCTTCTCGCTTCCCGCGAATTTGA